One stretch of Oscillospiraceae bacterium DNA includes these proteins:
- a CDS encoding YebC/PmpR family DNA-binding transcriptional regulator: MSGHSKWNNIKRKKEITDGAKAKIFTKMGREISIAVREGGADPSTNFKLATLVAKAKANNVPNDNIERAIKKAAGADNKDEFEIIMYEGYGPAGIAFMVETMTDNRNRTAGDLRHIFDKNGGNLGQTGCVSFMFNQKGIITIDAEDVDEEKLTEACIDAGADDITLDDESFIITTATADLETVSATLQKAGYKLESEEAAYIPTTYTKVTDEEALIKFSKLTDGLDDNDDVTDYWHSME; this comes from the coding sequence ATGTCCGGTCATTCCAAGTGGAATAACATCAAACGCAAAAAGGAAATTACCGACGGTGCCAAGGCGAAGATCTTCACCAAGATGGGCCGTGAGATCTCCATCGCTGTCCGCGAGGGCGGTGCAGATCCTTCTACCAACTTTAAGCTTGCCACCCTCGTTGCAAAAGCAAAAGCCAACAATGTCCCAAACGATAACATCGAACGCGCTATCAAAAAGGCGGCCGGTGCGGATAATAAGGATGAATTCGAAATTATCATGTATGAAGGTTACGGTCCCGCGGGTATCGCTTTCATGGTCGAAACCATGACCGACAACCGCAACCGTACAGCCGGTGACCTGCGCCACATTTTTGATAAAAACGGCGGAAATCTCGGCCAGACCGGCTGTGTGTCCTTTATGTTCAATCAAAAGGGCATTATCACGATCGATGCCGAGGACGTCGATGAAGAAAAACTCACCGAGGCCTGCATCGACGCCGGTGCCGACGACATCACACTCGACGATGAAAGCTTTATCATCACAACCGCGACCGCTGATCTCGAAACCGTCAGCGCCACCCTGCAAAAAGCAGGCTACAAGCTCGAATCCGAAGAGGCGGCCTATATCCCCACCACCTACACCAAAGTCACCGACGAAGAAGCGCTCATCAAATTCAGCAAACTCACCGACGGACTCGACGATAACGACGACGTCACCGACTACTGGCACAGCATGGAATAA
- a CDS encoding ATP-binding protein — MVTLMCGKIASGKTTEAQKIAENGTVLLSCDELMLTIFTECLGAKHAETERRCLRYLFKTARQLDEKGIDSVIDAGFWTKAERAEAETFFEDHCIRYVWKKVETPDEVRAERIKARYEQAKNRESKERVFAPSPERAAQLDQKFEE, encoded by the coding sequence ATGGTTACACTTATGTGCGGAAAAATTGCATCGGGAAAGACCACCGAAGCGCAAAAGATTGCTGAAAATGGTACGGTATTACTGTCGTGTGACGAATTGATGCTCACGATTTTCACCGAATGCTTGGGTGCGAAACATGCCGAGACTGAGCGTCGGTGTCTGCGGTACCTGTTTAAAACAGCCCGGCAGCTCGATGAAAAAGGTATAGACAGTGTGATTGACGCGGGATTTTGGACAAAGGCGGAACGCGCCGAAGCGGAAACGTTTTTTGAAGACCATTGCATTCGATATGTTTGGAAAAAGGTTGAGACGCCGGATGAGGTGCGGGCTGAACGCATTAAAGCGCGGTATGAACAAGCGAAAAACAGGGAATCCAAAGAACGGGTGTTTGCTCCGTCTCCCGAGCGAGCCGCACAACTGGATCAAAAATTTGAAGAATAA
- a CDS encoding glycoside hydrolase family 127 protein: MQHFQRIPFQKVDIEGGFWGQKQQLNRDVTIRAVRDQFEDTGRFAAFDFDWTEGKPNKPHYFWDSDIAKWIESAAYIIDKNPDPELEAKIEEVIDKIEAHRQPDGYFNIYFTVVDPENKLKVRGWHELYCAGHLFEAAVAYYEATGKDRFLNLMRDYADFIYDTFAVKRAAAFLTPGHEEIELALIKLWKATGEQKYLDLSAFFIDNHGTPEDELDGWAMYCQCHLPVREQKTAEGHSVRACYLYSGMADNAWARNDKALFEACEMLFKNITERRMYITGGIGSSNNGEAFTIDWDLPNKTAYAETCAAISLAMFANRMLNLEADSRYADTVERVMYNGFLAGLSLDGEKFFYTNPLKITLWDRGRHTSMPKDPDYLPITERVRVFKCSCCPPNVTRFIAALGEYFYTVSENTLFVHQYAGSTAEFELGGRPVTVTQSTKYPADGKIEIRVTGAKGKKLAVRLPGWCANPVIGETNTIINGYAYIEVTTDDFTVELDFPMIPVAYEANTHITEDSGRIAIMRGPVVFCAEAVDNGDYLDNVRVKLPLETEVGFDEALGVQTLTVSGLREYDNSPMLYRPFSGNTQPSKLKLIPYYAFANRGPSEMAVWLRR; encoded by the coding sequence ATGCAGCATTTTCAACGCATCCCGTTTCAAAAAGTGGACATTGAGGGCGGATTTTGGGGACAAAAACAGCAATTGAATCGCGATGTGACCATTCGCGCGGTGCGCGATCAATTTGAGGACACCGGGCGTTTTGCCGCCTTTGATTTCGACTGGACGGAAGGAAAGCCGAATAAGCCGCATTATTTTTGGGATTCGGATATCGCGAAGTGGATTGAAAGCGCGGCTTACATCATTGATAAAAACCCCGATCCTGAACTCGAAGCAAAAATCGAGGAAGTGATCGATAAAATCGAAGCGCACCGCCAACCGGACGGTTATTTTAACATCTATTTTACGGTGGTGGATCCGGAAAACAAACTGAAAGTCCGCGGGTGGCATGAACTCTACTGCGCCGGGCATCTGTTCGAAGCGGCCGTGGCTTATTACGAGGCGACCGGCAAAGACCGCTTTTTGAATCTGATGCGCGACTATGCCGATTTTATTTATGATACATTTGCAGTGAAAAGAGCGGCTGCGTTTTTAACGCCGGGACATGAGGAAATCGAACTGGCGTTGATCAAGCTCTGGAAGGCCACCGGCGAGCAAAAATATCTCGACCTTTCAGCCTTTTTTATTGATAACCACGGTACACCGGAAGATGAACTGGACGGTTGGGCGATGTACTGTCAGTGCCACCTGCCGGTGCGCGAGCAGAAAACAGCTGAGGGCCACAGCGTTCGGGCGTGCTATCTGTACAGCGGAATGGCCGACAATGCCTGGGCACGTAATGATAAAGCACTGTTTGAGGCCTGTGAAATGCTTTTCAAAAATATCACCGAGCGACGGATGTATATCACGGGCGGCATCGGGAGCAGCAACAACGGTGAGGCCTTTACAATCGACTGGGATTTACCGAATAAAACCGCTTACGCCGAGACCTGTGCGGCGATTTCACTGGCGATGTTTGCGAATCGGATGTTGAATTTGGAAGCTGACAGCCGTTATGCCGATACGGTGGAACGGGTGATGTATAACGGATTTTTAGCGGGTCTCTCACTTGACGGAGAGAAATTTTTCTATACGAATCCGCTGAAAATCACTCTTTGGGACCGTGGCAGGCATACTTCGATGCCCAAAGACCCGGATTATTTACCGATCACCGAACGTGTCAGGGTGTTCAAATGCTCCTGCTGCCCTCCGAATGTCACGCGTTTTATCGCCGCGCTGGGCGAATATTTCTATACCGTTTCGGAAAACACCTTGTTTGTGCATCAATATGCCGGTTCGACAGCTGAATTCGAACTCGGAGGCCGCCCGGTGACGGTCACGCAAAGCACGAAATATCCGGCCGACGGCAAAATCGAGATTCGCGTCACGGGCGCAAAAGGCAAAAAGCTGGCAGTACGGCTTCCGGGCTGGTGTGCGAATCCCGTTATCGGTGAAACGAATACAATCATAAACGGTTATGCATATATTGAAGTTACAACCGATGATTTTACGGTTGAACTCGATTTCCCGATGATTCCGGTTGCATATGAGGCGAACACGCACATCACAGAGGATTCCGGACGCATTGCGATTATGCGCGGACCGGTGGTCTTCTGCGCCGAAGCGGTTGATAACGGCGATTATCTGGATAATGTACGGGTCAAGCTGCCGCTCGAAACCGAAGTCGGCTTTGATGAAGCGCTGGGTGTACAGACATTGACCGTTTCCGGTTTGCGTGAATATGACAATAGCCCGATGCTTTATCGGCCCTTTAGTGGAAACACCCAACCGTCAAAACTGAAATTGATCCCGTATTATGCGTTTGCCAACCGCGGGCCCAGTGAAATGGCGGTCTGGCTGCGCCGTTAA
- a CDS encoding DUF5685 family protein, whose protein sequence is MFGYIKPFTPRLLVCEYENYKAVYCGVCRELQNYAPMLRLSLSYDFVFAALFRMCATGETEVTKPFRCAVNPTKKRPLCQNEATKFSAAVAVVMSYYKLCDDVADGKRLRVLLKPFFKRPLKRAERDHPGLRAIVSEGFDNQLRVEKDPDAGIDLAADPTATALGKILESCEPNPERKRPVYEFGYMLGRWVYLIDAADDLKKDQKSGGFNPFKTCPERMIEVLNLCLTEVSVRYDKLPSQYHHPIIDNIVELGTLKVQNDVMRPGSEKPKKQNDRRSFHMGN, encoded by the coding sequence ATGTTTGGTTATATCAAGCCGTTTACCCCCCGGCTTTTGGTCTGTGAATACGAGAATTATAAGGCGGTCTATTGCGGGGTGTGCCGCGAGCTTCAAAATTATGCGCCGATGCTTCGGCTGTCGCTGTCCTATGATTTTGTCTTCGCGGCGCTGTTTCGCATGTGCGCGACCGGTGAGACAGAAGTGACCAAACCGTTCCGTTGCGCCGTGAATCCGACCAAAAAAAGACCACTCTGTCAAAACGAAGCCACAAAGTTCAGCGCGGCGGTCGCGGTGGTAATGAGTTATTATAAACTCTGCGATGATGTTGCCGACGGAAAGCGGCTGCGGGTTTTGTTGAAACCGTTTTTCAAAAGGCCGCTGAAGCGGGCCGAGCGCGATCACCCGGGACTTCGTGCCATCGTATCGGAGGGGTTTGACAATCAACTGCGCGTTGAAAAAGACCCGGACGCCGGCATCGATTTAGCCGCTGACCCAACCGCGACCGCATTGGGGAAGATTCTCGAGAGCTGTGAGCCGAACCCGGAGCGGAAACGGCCGGTATATGAATTCGGGTATATGCTCGGGCGGTGGGTCTATCTGATCGACGCGGCGGACGACTTGAAAAAAGACCAAAAAAGCGGCGGATTCAATCCGTTCAAAACCTGTCCGGAACGGATGATTGAGGTTTTAAATCTGTGCCTGACCGAGGTCTCGGTACGATATGATAAACTCCCTTCACAATATCATCACCCTATTATCGATAATATAGTTGAGCTGGGAACACTCAAGGTTCAAAACGACGTCATGCGTCCCGGATCTGAAAAACCGAAGAAACAAAACGACAGACGCAGTTTTCATATGGGAAACTGA
- a CDS encoding DnaJ domain-containing protein has translation MDPYEVLGVAPNATEEQIKAAYRELARKYHPDNYNGNPMSDLAKEKMQQINDAYDRVMSARRGTTGSGEGSAQFAEARAFIARGDYAGADSALERFPSSARNAEWYYLKGVVFERRGWMEQAAANYERAANMDPNNNEYASATNRVKWQRSGNYGSPNQQQNGPYRQTGTGGCGTGGCGSCDMCAGLCCADTCCECMGGDLCTCC, from the coding sequence ATGGACCCTTATGAAGTGCTCGGTGTAGCGCCGAATGCCACCGAAGAGCAGATCAAAGCCGCTTATCGCGAGTTGGCGCGCAAATATCATCCCGATAACTACAACGGCAACCCGATGTCGGATCTGGCTAAAGAGAAGATGCAACAGATTAACGATGCTTATGATCGCGTTATGTCCGCCAGAAGGGGTACGACGGGCTCGGGTGAGGGCAGTGCGCAGTTCGCTGAGGCTCGCGCTTTTATTGCGCGCGGGGATTACGCCGGCGCCGACAGTGCTTTGGAACGGTTTCCGAGCTCGGCCCGTAACGCCGAGTGGTATTATCTTAAAGGCGTCGTATTCGAACGGCGCGGTTGGATGGAACAAGCTGCTGCGAATTATGAGCGGGCGGCCAATATGGATCCCAATAATAATGAATATGCCTCTGCGACAAACCGGGTTAAGTGGCAGCGTTCCGGGAATTACGGTTCTCCGAATCAACAGCAAAACGGGCCTTATCGCCAGACCGGCACCGGCGGCTGCGGAACGGGTGGCTGCGGTTCCTGCGATATGTGCGCGGGTCTGTGCTGCGCCGATACCTGCTGTGAGTGCATGGGCGGCGACTTGTGTACCTGCTGTTAA